CGTGTGCCATCGTGGCCGCCTGATCTGGCGCGATTAGCCGCGAAACAGCAGTACCCAACGCATCTGCATCATTCACAATTCGTGCAGCACCTGATGCCGCTAGTCGTGAATAGGACGGCATGTGATGGCGCACGCGGGGGCCGTACAAAATGGCAGAGCCTAAAGCGGCAGCTTCAAGCGGATCGCATCCACCTGTACCCGCAACAAGCGTTCCACCCAGAAAAGAGACCGGTGCCACACGAAAGAAAAGCCCGCGATCGGACGCATTTTCGCTGACCATCACTTGCGACAAATCATCGGGAAACTGGTCATGATCCCAACGGACGACAGGCATGTTCAGGTCGTTCGCGCGCTTGGCGACATGGTCTGCCGCCTCCGCATCGCGCGGTTGGACGATCAAAAGCAGACGGTGAGACAGTCGCAAAGCCTGCATATGTGCGGCCAGAACGATGTCTGTTTCTTTGGGCGTGATTTGCGTCGCGAACCATGCAGGACGCCCGCCCATGGCAGCAGAAAGATCGGTCAGGTCATGATCGTTGACAGGCAAAACCTGCCCACCTGGCACAAGCGCAGGCGTGATTTCGACATCGTCTGCACCCAAGCCAAGATGTTGCAACTTTCGCGCGGCCGAAGGGGACCGTGCCAGCACAACGTCAAAGTGTGACAGCACCAAACGGGTCAAGTCCGGCCTCCAGCCACTGCGCACCTTGTCGAACCCTTCGGCATCGGCGTCGATCAGAAACATGGGGCATCTGCGTTCCGCGGTCTCGATCACCAGATTGGGCCTTAACCCGCCCCAGGCCCAGATGCAGACATCTGGCTCCCAG
The Sulfitobacter noctilucicola genome window above contains:
- a CDS encoding 3-deoxy-D-manno-octulosonic acid transferase; translation: MAGSFGLATYRALVRRQEVPQAQDGVPPRPPGELVWIHAGEPRNLLAIQDLANRLTHARPGLSVLITEADKRPVVTPTNPDTHQITVPNEHPASVDAFLDHWEPDVCIWAWGGLRPNLVIETAERRCPMFLIDADAEGFDKVRSGWRPDLTRLVLSHFDVVLARSPSAARKLQHLGLGADDVEITPALVPGGQVLPVNDHDLTDLSAAMGGRPAWFATQITPKETDIVLAAHMQALRLSHRLLLIVQPRDAEAADHVAKRANDLNMPVVRWDHDQFPDDLSQVMVSENASDRGLFFRVAPVSFLGGTLVAGTGGCDPLEAAALGSAILYGPRVRHHMPSYSRLAASGAARIVNDADALGTAVSRLIAPDQAATMAHAGWDLVSEGAALTDKVMDLVQDALDMGARR